The following coding sequences are from one Seonamhaeicola sp. ML3 window:
- the rmuC gene encoding DNA recombination protein RmuC: MNDNLIIILAAVIFAVIGFFLGNYFSKLKNKSEQSTLEERNSNLQQQLNDLKLISEKEKEQQQTNFSNQISELKENLSKMESEREEIRGEKEFLNTELARKNSEYENLQQQSIKRDKELEERQEQLRKDFELLANKILEEKSNKFTEQNKENIKNILNPLQEKIQGFEKKVEASQKESISMHSALKEQLLGLKDLNQQMTKEATNLTRALKGDSKMQGNWGELVLERVLEKSGLEKDREYFVQQSFTRDDNSRVMPDVVLHLPDGKKMIIDSKVSLTDYERMVNADEDNRPQFLKAHVNSVSKHVEQLSSKNYQDLYDIESPDFVLMFIPIEPAFAVVVNEDNSIYNKAFEKNIVIVTPSTLLATLRTIDTMWNNEKQQRNALEIARQAGALYDKFEGLVKDLTGVGKRIDDAKKDYSAAMNKLVDGRGNLITSVEKLKKMGAKAKKSLPEAILKRAEEEQ, translated from the coding sequence ATGAACGATAATCTTATCATAATTTTGGCAGCTGTAATTTTTGCTGTAATAGGCTTTTTCTTAGGGAATTACTTTTCGAAATTGAAGAATAAAAGCGAACAAAGCACCCTAGAAGAACGCAACTCTAATTTACAACAACAATTAAACGATTTAAAGTTAATTTCCGAAAAGGAAAAAGAACAACAGCAAACTAATTTTAGCAATCAAATCTCTGAATTAAAAGAGAACCTTTCCAAGATGGAATCAGAACGGGAAGAAATCCGTGGTGAGAAAGAGTTTCTAAATACCGAGTTAGCCAGGAAAAATTCTGAATACGAAAACCTTCAGCAACAAAGCATAAAAAGAGATAAAGAATTAGAAGAGCGCCAAGAACAATTGCGTAAAGATTTTGAGCTACTTGCTAACAAAATCCTTGAGGAAAAATCAAACAAGTTCACCGAACAGAACAAAGAGAACATCAAAAATATTTTAAATCCGCTACAAGAAAAAATTCAAGGTTTCGAGAAGAAGGTAGAGGCTTCCCAAAAGGAAAGCATTAGTATGCATTCGGCCTTAAAAGAACAGCTTTTAGGATTAAAAGACCTTAATCAGCAAATGACCAAAGAGGCTACCAATTTAACTCGAGCTTTAAAAGGTGACAGCAAAATGCAGGGAAACTGGGGAGAACTGGTTTTAGAGCGTGTACTTGAAAAGTCAGGGTTAGAAAAAGATCGTGAATATTTTGTCCAGCAAAGTTTTACTAGAGATGATAATTCGCGTGTAATGCCCGATGTGGTTTTGCATTTACCAGATGGTAAAAAAATGATTATAGATTCTAAAGTATCCCTTACCGATTACGAACGTATGGTAAATGCCGACGAAGATAACAGGCCTCAATTTTTAAAAGCACATGTAAATTCTGTTAGTAAACACGTAGAGCAACTTTCATCAAAAAACTACCAAGATTTATATGATATTGAATCTCCCGATTTTGTACTCATGTTCATTCCTATTGAGCCTGCATTTGCAGTAGTCGTTAATGAAGATAACAGCATTTACAACAAGGCTTTTGAAAAAAACATTGTTATTGTAACACCATCTACCCTGTTGGCTACATTACGTACCATTGACACCATGTGGAACAACGAGAAACAACAACGCAATGCCTTGGAAATTGCACGACAGGCAGGAGCTCTTTACGATAAATTTGAAGGTTTAGTGAAAGACCTAACAGGAGTTGGTAAACGCATTGATGATGCCAAAAAAGATTATTCGGCAGCTATGAATAAATTGGTTGACGGTCGAGGTAACCTCATCACAAGTGTTGAAAAACTCAAAAAAATGGGTGCTAAAGCTAAAAAATCGCTACCTGAAGCTATTTTAAAACGTGCAGAGGAAGAACAATAA